Genomic window (Candidatus Diapherotrites archaeon):
AAATATGCCTTTTAGAGACGGAACCGGCCCTCTTGGTCGCGGGACCCTTACTGGAAAAGGATTTGGGCCGTGCGGAAGAGGCTTTGCTTTTAGGAGGGGCTTAAGCAGATTTAGTTTTTCTGAACCAATAACTTTAACACAAGAAGAGCAAAAGAAAATCTTGGAAGAAGAAATTAAAGAAATTGAAGCAGAAAAAAAAGCAATCGAAAAAAAATTGGAAGAATTAAAAGAGTGAAATATTGAATGCCCAGGCCAAGACTTTGCAGGAGGGTAAGTTTTCATCCAGATATAACTTACTTCAAGCCTGCGGGAATTAGGATGAAGCAACTGGAAGAATCAACCATATCATTTGATGAGTTTGAGGCTGTGAGATTAAAGGATTTATTAGGCTTGGAACAAGAGGAAGCAGCAAAAAAAATGAACATCTCGCAGCCAACCTTTCACAGGCTGGTGTTGTCAGCAAGAAAAAAGATAGCTGACGCCATTGTAAACGGAAAAGCAATAAAAATTGAAGGAGGCTTCTGCAAATTCAGTAAATAAACTCTAATCCTAATTCTTCTGCCAGTTTTAAGGCCTTGCTTAATTCTTCTGCTGTGATTCTTCTCCTGAGCTCAAAGAATTCATATGATTTATAGTCTGGATGGAATTGGTCCATGATGTTCACTACAGCCTTGTCCTTGAATTTTTCTGCGATGAATTTTAGGACTGGAGAAGTGCAGCACTCGAAATGCCCTGGCAGCATTAAATGCCTTACAACCATTTCAGAGTCATTGAATGCAAGCACATGATTCCTTTTCACTACATCAAGATAATTGGGGGCATTAGAGTACTTTAAAGCGCATTCATTGCTACCGTACTTGAAGTCCGAGAGAAAGACATCAATTGTTCCTTTCAGGAGCTCCATTGCTTTCTCGCTCATAAAAAAATTGGAATTCCATATTACAGGAACATTAAGGTCAATACGGTTCAATGCATCAAGAATAAATGGAAGCTGTGGTGTTGGGCTTCCTCCAACCAAGTTCAAGTTCCTGCAATTGTTTGCGTTCAAGAAGGTTTTTGCCAATTGCTCTACGCTTGATTCTTCTCCTTGGTCTAGCTGGCTTGCCTGAAAGTTTTGGCAGTAAACGCAATTCAGATTGCAGCCAGAAAAGAAGACAGTAAAGGAAGGCACAAAAAATGGCTCTTCCCCGAAATGCTCGAAAGCAGAATTCACTTTAGGGCCTAAAACCCTGCAATAGCCTTTTTTTCCTTCCATCCTCTTTGCATTGCATTTTCTCTCGCATAAAGTGCAGGAAGCCATTAGCTCGTAAGCCTGCTCCACCTTGCTCTGCAGTTTTCCCAAATCCTTTAAAGCCAGATACTTTGGCTTTGCCTTTCCTTCAAGTATTGCCTGATAGTTTTTGAGTGCGTACATAAAGTAATAAATACAAGTTAAGATTTATTTAATTTAATATGCTTAAAATTCCCAAAATCAAAATAAAAATATTCCCCAATAAAAAGACAATCAATTTTGTTGACTTGGGCTGCGGAAAAGGAGATTTAATTAGGAGGTTTGGGAAAGACGGCAAAAGAGTTATTGGGGTTGACAATTGGTATTCAGTAAAATCTTCTGAAAAGATAAAAAAATCAGATATGTTCAAGTTTTTGAAAAAACAGAGAAGCAATTCAATAAAAGTAATTAATTCTGACATGTCTTTGGCTTTTGGAACTGATATTTATACTTACGGCAAAAAACGCGAGGTCTACAAGGAAATAAAAAGAGTGCTGGT
Coding sequences:
- a CDS encoding DUF5320 domain-containing protein, which produces MPFRDGTGPLGRGTLTGKGFGPCGRGFAFRRGLSRFSFSEPITLTQEEQKKILEEEIKEIEAEKKAIEKKLEELKE
- a CDS encoding DUF134 domain-containing protein encodes the protein MPRPRLCRRVSFHPDITYFKPAGIRMKQLEESTISFDEFEAVRLKDLLGLEQEEAAKKMNISQPTFHRLVLSARKKIADAIVNGKAIKIEGGFCKFSK
- a CDS encoding radical SAM protein, whose translation is MYALKNYQAILEGKAKPKYLALKDLGKLQSKVEQAYELMASCTLCERKCNAKRMEGKKGYCRVLGPKVNSAFEHFGEEPFFVPSFTVFFSGCNLNCVYCQNFQASQLDQGEESSVEQLAKTFLNANNCRNLNLVGGSPTPQLPFILDALNRIDLNVPVIWNSNFFMSEKAMELLKGTIDVFLSDFKYGSNECALKYSNAPNYLDVVKRNHVLAFNDSEMVVRHLMLPGHFECCTSPVLKFIAEKFKDKAVVNIMDQFHPDYKSYEFFELRRRITAEELSKALKLAEELGLEFIY
- a CDS encoding class I SAM-dependent methyltransferase — translated: MLKIPKIKIKIFPNKKTINFVDLGCGKGDLIRRFGKDGKRVIGVDNWYSVKSSEKIKKSDMFKFLKKQRSNSIKVINSDMSLAFGTDIYTYGKKREVYKEIKRVLVKNGRLILTCRKFHAEKEIELLKEAGYEVYSRPLKEKETEKTPWIKFEKYMSSDDSSKPHIIFAVKRK